One window of the Camelina sativa cultivar DH55 unplaced genomic scaffold, Cs unpScaffold01572, whole genome shotgun sequence genome contains the following:
- the LOC104774119 gene encoding uncharacterized protein LOC104774119, whose amino-acid sequence MGSTSAVRRLKKMRREHYPDFLFLLETKNSSDHVMGVKDWMGYDKVHIVDPVGLSGGLALFWKDLYRVEILQSDARLIDTRISQGTRVFYITFVYGDPVRHLREEVWERLTRIGLQRDDPWMLTGDFNEIMDNSEKLGGPRRPESSFYPFRTMARNSRVKEIPSCGNKLSWGGRRDSVWVQCRLDRSFGNSGWFNLFPRVITEYLDLLGSDHRPIITRLVGANNTYRGRFIFDKRWIDKPETMKIIREQWSREGDSQGKSVLNGLTRCRKALSRWKRTHVTNSETQIQLLRRDLEEEATKVHPNFQK is encoded by the coding sequence ATGGGGAGCACCTCGGCAGTTCGACGTCTGAAGAAAATGCGTAGAGAGCATTATCCGGACTTTTTGTTCCTCCTGGAGACTAAAAACTCCAGTGATCATGTGATGGGGGTGAAGGACTGGATGGGTTATGACAAAGTTCACATAGTGGATCCTGTTGGGTTAAGTGGTGGTTTGGCTTTGTTCTGGAAAGATTTGTATCGAGTGGAGATTTTACAGTCTGATGCCCGGTTGATTGATACAAGGATAAGTCAAGGGACAAGGGTTTTCTATATAACTTTCGTCTATGGTGATCCAGTTCGACATTTGAGAGAGGAGGTTTGGGAGCGTCTTACGCGTATTGGTTTGCAACGTGATGATCCATGGATGCTTAcaggtgattttaatgaaatcatGGATAATTCAGAGAAATTAGGAGGCCCGAGACGACCAGAAAGTTCTTTTTACCCTTTTAGAACTATGGCGAGAAACAGTCGGGTAAAGGAGATCCCAAGTTGTGGGAATAAACTCTCATGGGGTGGTAGAAGAGACAGTGTGTGGGTCCAGTGTCGTCTGGATAGAAGCTTTGGGAATAGTGGTTGGTTCAACCTCTTCCCTCGTGTTATAACGGAGTATCTAGACCTGCTAGGTTCAGATCATCGACCGATAATAACAAGACTGGTAGGAGCTAATAACACCTATAGAGGAAGATTCATTTTTGACAAGAGATGGATCGACAAGCCTGAAACAATGAAGATTATTCGTGAACAATGGTCTCGGGAAGGTGACTCTCAGGGTAAATCCGTACTCAATGGTCTGACTCGCTGTAGAAAAGCCTTATCTAGGTGGAAAAGGACTCATGTGACTAATTCAGAAACTCAGATTCAATTGTTGCGGCGAGATTTAGAAGAGGAAGCTACGAAGGTGCATCCAAACTTCCAGAAGTAG